The following coding sequences lie in one Labrus bergylta chromosome 5, fLabBer1.1, whole genome shotgun sequence genomic window:
- the LOC109980862 gene encoding transcription factor HES-2-like, translating to MKPAEIRFSLQRPLQHRHPDMAPTITAAMTNSQEHLTLTHKLRKPQVEKLRRERINSSIEQLKSLLSPEFLKQEPDSKLEKADILEMTVCVLRQLQQQNHQQRRLLNHFNKLQPSSDKNLRVQTSISKEESPANSAPWRPW from the exons ATGAAGCCAGCAGAGATCAGATTCTCTCTACAGAGACCTCTACAGCACAGACATCCAGACATGGCACCTACAATCACTGCAGCAATGACCAACTCTCAGGAGCATCTGACTCTGACCCACAAG ctcagAAAGCCTCAGGTGGAGAAGTTACGCAGAGAGCGAATCAACAGCAGCATTGAGCAGCTCAAGTCTCTCCTGAGTCCAGAGTTCCTCAAACAAGAGCCAGACTCCAAGCTGGAGAAAGCAGACATCCTGGAgatgacagtttgtgtcctcagacaactgcagcagcagaatcaCCAGCAGAGAAGACTGCTGAACCACTTCAACAAGCTGCAGCCTTCCTCTGATAAGAACCTGAGAGTCCAGACCAGCATCAGCAAAGAGGAGAGTCCAGCCAACAGCGCTCCCTGGAGGCCGTGGTAG
- the LOC109980799 gene encoding transcription factor HES-5-like — translation MKPAEIRFSLQRPLQHRHPDMAPTITAAMTNSQEHLTLTHKLRKPQVEKLRRERINSSIEQLKSLLGPEFLKQEPDSKLEKADILEMTVCVLRRLQQHQIVNSAAVNKGFSSCVQETTHFLSKQQVNMKSQRRLLNHFNKLQPSSDKNLREADFSPLSSTVQTSNTKEKSPVNSAPWRPW, via the exons ATGAAGCCAGCAGAGATCAGATTCTCTCTACAGAGACCTCTACAGCACAGACATCCAGACATGGCACCTACAATCACTGCAGCAATGACCAACTCTCAGGAGCATCTGACTCTGACCCACAAG ctcagAAAGCCTCAGGTGGAGAAGTTACGCAGAGAGCGAATCAACAGCAGCATTGAGCAGCTCAAGTCTCTCCTGGGTCCAGAGTTCCTCAAACAAGAGCCAGACTCCAAGCTGGAGAAAGCAGACATCCTGGAgatgacagtttgtgtcctcagACGACTCCAGCAGCATCAGATTGTGAACTCAGCAGCTGTCAACAAGGGATTCTCCAGCTGTGTCCAAGAGACGACACACTTTCTGTCCAAACAGCAAGTGAAcatgaagtcccagagaagactGCTGAACCACTTCAACAAGCTGCAGCCTTCCTCTGATAAGAACCTGAGAGAGGCTGACTTCTCTCCTCTGAGCTCCACAGTCCAGACCAGCAACACCAAAGAGAAGAGTCCAGTCAACAGCGCCCCCTGGAGGCCTTGGTAG
- the LOC109980861 gene encoding transcription factor HES-5: MAPTITAAMTNSQEHLTLTHKLRKPQVEKLRRERINSSIEQLKSLLGPEFLKQEPDSKLEKADILEMTVCVLRRLQQHQLMNSAAVNQGFSRCVQETTHFLSRQQVNMKSQRRLLNHFNKLQPSSDKNLREADFSPLSSTVQTSNTKEKSPVNSAPWRPW, from the exons ATGGCACCTACAATCACTGCAGCAATGACCAACTCTCAGGAGCATCTGACTCTGACCCACAAG ctcagAAAGCCTCAGGTGGAGAAGTTACGCAGAGAGCGAATCAACAGCAGCATTGAGCAGCTCAAGTCTCTCCTGGGTCCAGAGTTCCTCAAACAAGAGCCAGACTCCAAGCTGGAGAAAGCAGACATCCTGGAgatgacagtttgtgtcctcagACGACTGCAGCAGCATCAGCTTATGAACTCAGCAGCTGTCAACCAAGGATTCTCCAGGTGTGTCCAAGAGACGACACACTTTCTGTCCAGACAGCAAGTGAAcatgaagtcccagagaagactGCTGAACCACTTCAACAAGCTGCAGCCTTCCTCTGATAAGAACCTGAGAGAGGCTGACTTCTCTCCTCTGAGCTCCACAGTCCAGACCAGCAACACCAAAGAGAAGAGTCCAGTCAACAGCGCCCCCTGGAGGCCGTGGTAG
- the LOC109980833 gene encoding transcription factor HES-5-like, with protein MKPAEIRFSLQRPLQHRHPDMAPTITAAMTNSQEHLTLTHKLRKPQVEKLRRERINSSIEQLKSLLGPEFLKQEPDSKLEKADILEMTVCVLRRLQQHQIVNSAAVNQGFSSCVQETTHFLSKQQVNMKSQRRLLNHFNKLQPSSDKNLREADFSPLSSTVQTSNTKEKSPVNSAPWRPW; from the exons ATGAAGCCAGCAGAGATCAGATTCTCTCTACAGAGACCTCTACAGCACAGACATCCAGACATGGCACCTACAATCACTGCAGCAATGACCAACTCTCAGGAGCATCTGACTCTGACCCACAAG ctcagAAAGCCTCAGGTGGAGAAGTTACGCAGAGAGCGAATCAACAGCAGCATTGAGCAGCTCAAGTCTCTCCTGGGTCCAGAGTTCCTCAAACAAGAGCCAGACTCCAAGCTGGAGAAAGCAGACATCCTGGAgatgacagtttgtgtcctcagACGACTCCAGCAGCATCAGATTGTGAACTCAGCAGCTGTCAACCAAGGATTCTCCAGCTGTGTCCAAGAGACGACACACTTTCTGTCCAAACAGCAAGTGAAcatgaagtcccagagaagactGCTGAACCACTTCAACAAGCTGCAGCCTTCCTCTGATAAGAACCTGAGAGAGGCTGACTTCTCTCCTCTGAGCTCCACAGTCCAGACCAGCAACACCAAAGAGAAGAGTCCAGTCAACAGCGCCCCCTGGAGGCCGTGGTAG